A single Flavobacterium sp. 1 DNA region contains:
- a CDS encoding WbqC family protein: MNILIHPSYFPSISHFAAMAQSDSITFEMEDNFQKQTNRNRTYIYSPNGIQLLNIPIKHSNLSHQKTKDIKIEPEFDWQKQHFKSLEAAYRSSPFFEYFEDDLLPIFQKKHTFLMDLNFEALEITAKCLRMKLEFGTTSEYFHEIENPEITDFRYLVNGKKDHSLFEPYTQVFDDKHGFLNNLSVLDLLFNEGKFAMDYLKNQAII; the protein is encoded by the coding sequence ATGAACATCTTAATACATCCCTCCTATTTTCCATCAATCAGTCATTTTGCAGCGATGGCGCAATCTGATAGTATTACATTTGAAATGGAGGATAATTTTCAAAAACAAACAAACCGCAACCGAACTTATATTTACAGTCCAAATGGCATTCAATTGCTAAATATTCCTATAAAACATTCTAATTTAAGCCATCAGAAGACAAAAGACATTAAAATAGAACCGGAATTTGACTGGCAAAAACAGCATTTTAAATCACTGGAAGCCGCTTACAGAAGTTCTCCTTTCTTTGAGTACTTCGAAGACGACTTACTCCCTATTTTTCAAAAAAAACATACTTTTTTGATGGATCTCAATTTTGAAGCTTTAGAAATAACAGCTAAGTGTCTGCGGATGAAGTTAGAATTTGGCACCACATCCGAATATTTCCACGAAATCGAAAATCCGGAAATTACCGATTTTCGTTATTTGGTAAATGGGAAAAAAGACCATTCCCTTTTCGAGCCTTACACTCAAGTTTTTGATGATAAACATGGATTTTTGAACAATTTAAGCGTTCTGGATTTACTGTTTAATGAAGGGAAATTTGCTATGGATTATTTAAAAAATCAAGCAATCATTTGA
- the lepB gene encoding signal peptidase I — MTLYLWFVFFLAVQVIHFLGTWKLYESAGRKRWEAAIPVYNAIVLMKIISRPTWWTILLFIPIINLIMFPVIWVETIRSFGKKSTADTLLVIATLGFYIFYLNYTQSLTYISDRNTNPEHKAADTISSLLFAIIVATIVHTYFIQPYTIPTSSLEKSLLVGDFLFVSKMNYGARVPMTTVAMPMVHDTIPMTKQKSYLNWPQLPYFRLPGIQNINRTDIVVFNWPADTVYKFRDHSGLRVDKPIDKKSNYVKRCVGVPGDSLSIKEGLVYINGKELILPERAKPQFSYKVILDGKTPVDFEYLFKDMDITDGGYFLNQQTRDTLVISALTSAGAERLKNIPGITAINRIIYKNADSGIFPHTKQWSQDNFGPIYIPQKGKTVVLNLETLPFYKTIIADYEKNDLKVNGNEILINGKPATTYTFGQNYYWMMGDNRHNSEDSRYWGYVPENHIVGKPIFIWLSWDTNGKGLNKIRWNRVFTTVSGEGQPQSYFKFFLIALAAFFVGEYFWKKRKAKKA; from the coding sequence ATGACACTATATCTTTGGTTTGTGTTTTTCTTAGCCGTACAGGTTATTCATTTTTTAGGAACATGGAAACTATACGAAAGTGCTGGCAGAAAACGTTGGGAAGCTGCCATTCCAGTTTACAATGCTATTGTACTAATGAAAATAATTAGCCGCCCGACTTGGTGGACTATTTTACTTTTCATCCCAATTATTAATTTGATAATGTTTCCTGTTATCTGGGTAGAAACTATCCGCAGTTTTGGCAAAAAAAGTACTGCAGATACCTTACTGGTAATTGCAACCTTAGGATTTTATATCTTTTACCTTAATTACACTCAGTCATTAACTTACATTTCCGACAGAAACACTAACCCAGAGCATAAAGCTGCCGATACAATCAGTTCATTACTATTTGCAATCATTGTAGCGACAATTGTACACACCTACTTCATTCAGCCCTACACTATCCCAACTTCTTCATTGGAAAAATCATTATTAGTTGGAGATTTTTTATTTGTAAGCAAAATGAATTATGGTGCTAGAGTTCCAATGACTACTGTAGCAATGCCTATGGTACACGATACGATTCCAATGACCAAACAGAAATCATATTTAAATTGGCCGCAATTACCTTATTTCAGACTTCCAGGCATACAAAATATTAACCGTACTGACATAGTTGTTTTCAACTGGCCAGCAGATACCGTGTACAAATTTAGAGATCATTCAGGACTTAGAGTTGACAAGCCTATTGACAAGAAATCAAATTATGTAAAACGATGTGTTGGCGTTCCTGGAGACAGTTTATCAATCAAAGAAGGATTAGTATATATTAATGGAAAAGAACTGATTTTGCCAGAACGTGCAAAACCTCAGTTTTCTTACAAAGTAATTTTAGACGGCAAAACTCCTGTTGACTTTGAATATCTTTTCAAAGATATGGACATCACAGATGGCGGTTATTTCTTAAATCAGCAAACGAGAGATACATTAGTTATAAGCGCATTGACTTCTGCAGGAGCAGAAAGATTAAAAAACATACCTGGCATAACAGCCATAAACAGAATTATTTATAAAAATGCTGACAGTGGTATTTTCCCTCATACGAAACAATGGAGCCAAGATAATTTTGGACCAATTTATATCCCTCAAAAAGGTAAAACAGTCGTCTTAAATTTAGAAACATTACCTTTCTACAAAACCATTATCGCCGATTACGAGAAAAACGATCTGAAAGTGAATGGGAATGAAATTCTAATTAACGGAAAGCCAGCCACTACTTACACTTTCGGTCAAAATTATTACTGGATGATGGGAGACAACCGCCATAACTCTGAAGACAGCCGTTATTGGGGATATGTTCCAGAAAATCACATTGTAGGAAAACCAATTTTTATTTGGTTAAGCTGGGACACTAATGGTAAAGGCTTAAACAAAATTCGTTGGAACAGAGTATTCACAACCGTTAGCGGTGAAGGACAGCCACAATCGTACTTTAAATTTTTCTTAATTGCACTAGCTGCCTTTTTTGTTGGCGAATATTTTTGGAAAAAAAGAAAAGCGAAAAAAGCTTAG
- the dapB gene encoding 4-hydroxy-tetrahydrodipicolinate reductase has product MKIALLGYGKMGQVIERIALERGHEIVLKKDEFNTYEGLSTADVAIDFSVPTAAVSNISSCFHANVPVVSGTTGWLEHYDEMIALCKETNGGFISSSNFSLGVNLFFEFNEYLAKIMSKFDYYKVEMEEIHHDQKLDAPSGTAISLAKGVIENSNYSNWTLNSPKENEIHIEAIRTGTVPGTHTVTYNSEVDSIEIKHTAHNREGFALGAVIAAEWLAGKQGVFTMKDVLNLTK; this is encoded by the coding sequence ATGAAAATTGCGCTTTTAGGATACGGAAAAATGGGGCAGGTAATCGAGAGAATTGCTTTAGAAAGAGGTCATGAAATTGTTTTAAAGAAAGATGAATTCAATACATACGAAGGACTTTCGACTGCCGATGTTGCCATCGATTTTAGCGTGCCAACAGCAGCAGTAAGCAATATATCCAGCTGTTTTCATGCCAATGTTCCTGTAGTATCGGGTACAACAGGCTGGCTGGAGCATTATGACGAAATGATAGCCCTTTGTAAAGAAACAAACGGAGGATTTATATCAAGTTCCAACTTTAGCCTTGGTGTTAATTTATTCTTTGAATTCAACGAATATCTTGCCAAAATCATGTCAAAATTTGACTATTACAAAGTAGAAATGGAAGAGATTCATCACGATCAAAAACTAGATGCTCCAAGCGGAACAGCTATTTCATTAGCCAAAGGAGTTATTGAAAACAGTAATTATTCCAATTGGACATTAAACAGCCCGAAAGAGAATGAAATCCATATCGAAGCTATAAGAACAGGGACTGTTCCTGGTACTCATACCGTAACCTACAATTCTGAGGTTGATTCCATCGAAATAAAACACACTGCTCATAATCGAGAAGGTTTTGCCTTAGGCGCAGTAATCGCTGCAGAATGGCTGGCTGGGAAACAAGGCGTGTTTACTATGAAAGATGTATTGAATTTAACCAAATAA
- a CDS encoding DUF5683 domain-containing protein, which translates to MNKIIFIGLLLFLFGNAAIFAQAKKDAVLQSKDTLKLTEIDPLTPAKAAFFSAILPGLGQAYNKRYWKIPLVYGAMGTSLYLYADNKKKYHEYRDAYKSRLAGNPDPEYARFSDATLIKAQELYQRNASLSGLFVIGFYVLNIIDANVDAALIQFNVNQTLSVRPEITPDAVTLKSNMGLTLNYRF; encoded by the coding sequence GTGAATAAAATCATATTCATAGGTCTATTGCTTTTTCTTTTTGGAAACGCAGCAATTTTTGCACAAGCAAAAAAAGATGCTGTTTTACAATCAAAAGATACTTTAAAATTAACAGAAATAGATCCATTGACACCTGCAAAAGCAGCCTTTTTCTCGGCTATATTACCCGGATTAGGTCAGGCATACAATAAAAGATATTGGAAAATCCCATTAGTTTATGGAGCTATGGGGACCAGTTTATATTTATATGCCGACAATAAAAAGAAGTACCACGAATATCGCGATGCCTATAAAAGCAGACTTGCGGGTAATCCAGACCCAGAATATGCCAGATTTTCAGACGCTACATTAATAAAAGCACAGGAACTTTACCAACGTAATGCTTCGTTATCAGGACTTTTTGTGATTGGCTTTTATGTACTAAACATTATAGATGCCAATGTAGATGCAGCATTAATTCAATTCAATGTTAATCAGACTTTATCAGTAAGACCAGAAATAACTCCCGATGCTGTAACATTAAAGTCAAATATGGGACTAACACTTAATTATCGCTTTTAG
- a CDS encoding ParB/RepB/Spo0J family partition protein: MSKAIKKQALGRGLSALLKDPENDIQSVEDKNADKVVGNIIELEIDAIEINPFQPRSNFNEESLRELATSIKELGVIQPITVRKLDFNKYQLISGERRLRASTLIGLTTVPAYIRIANDNESLIMALVENIQRHDLDPIEIALSYQRLIDEIQLTQEQMSERVGKKRSTIANYLRLLKLDPIIQTGIRDGFISMGHGRAIINIDDHDVQTDIYQKIVSQNLSVRETETLVKNYHESLKPKPAIPAKTASFEINDEDVSTFNKYFGTNIDVKVAGNGKGKITIPFHSEEDFNRIIKLIEG, encoded by the coding sequence ATGTCAAAAGCAATAAAAAAACAAGCCTTAGGTAGAGGTTTATCTGCATTATTAAAAGATCCTGAAAACGATATTCAATCGGTAGAAGATAAAAATGCAGATAAAGTTGTCGGCAATATTATAGAGCTTGAAATTGATGCTATAGAAATAAATCCATTTCAGCCCCGAAGTAATTTCAACGAAGAATCTTTACGTGAACTAGCCACTTCCATCAAGGAATTGGGGGTAATTCAGCCTATTACTGTACGTAAATTAGACTTCAATAAATACCAATTAATTTCTGGGGAACGCCGTTTACGCGCTTCTACATTGATCGGACTTACTACCGTTCCTGCTTACATCCGTATTGCAAACGATAATGAGTCATTAATAATGGCTTTGGTTGAAAATATCCAGCGTCATGATTTAGATCCAATAGAGATTGCTCTTTCTTACCAACGATTGATTGATGAAATTCAGTTAACTCAAGAACAAATGAGCGAAAGAGTTGGTAAAAAACGTTCTACTATTGCCAATTATTTAAGACTTTTAAAACTCGATCCGATTATTCAAACTGGAATACGCGACGGTTTCATCAGTATGGGTCACGGCCGCGCTATCATCAACATAGACGATCATGATGTTCAGACAGATATTTATCAAAAAATAGTAAGCCAAAATCTATCCGTTAGAGAGACTGAAACTTTGGTAAAAAACTATCACGAAAGTTTGAAACCAAAACCAGCTATCCCTGCAAAAACTGCTTCTTTTGAAATTAATGATGAAGATGTAAGTACTTTCAACAAATATTTTGGAACAAATATAGATGTAAAAGTTGCTGGAAATGGTAAAGGTAAAATTACAATCCCTTTTCATTCTGAAGAAGACTTCAATAGAATTATAAAATTAATAGAAGGGTAG
- a CDS encoding ParA family protein has translation MGKIIAIANQKGGVGKTTTSINLAASLGVLEKKVLLIDADPQANATSGLGIDVETVEIGTYQILEHSHTPLEAVIKCSSPNVDLIPAHIDLVAIEIELVDKENREYMLKKALESIKDQYDYILIDCAPSLGLLTLNALTAADSVVIPIQCEYFALEGLGKLLNTIKSIQKIHNPDLDIEGLLLTMFDSRLRLSNQVVEEVQKHFNDMVFETVIQRNVKLSEAPSFGESIINYDATSKGAVNYIHLAQEIIKKNSK, from the coding sequence ATGGGCAAAATCATAGCGATTGCGAATCAGAAAGGCGGAGTTGGAAAGACAACTACTTCAATTAACCTAGCTGCTTCATTAGGTGTTTTAGAAAAAAAAGTATTACTAATAGATGCTGATCCTCAAGCGAATGCCACATCAGGCTTAGGAATTGATGTAGAAACAGTCGAAATTGGAACCTATCAAATTCTCGAACACAGTCATACCCCTTTGGAGGCTGTCATAAAATGTTCGTCGCCAAATGTTGATTTAATTCCAGCACATATCGATCTTGTTGCGATTGAGATTGAGCTAGTCGATAAAGAAAACAGAGAATACATGCTTAAAAAAGCATTGGAAAGCATAAAAGACCAATACGATTATATCTTGATTGACTGCGCGCCGTCTCTTGGACTTTTGACTTTGAACGCCTTAACTGCTGCAGATTCTGTAGTTATCCCTATTCAGTGCGAATATTTTGCATTGGAAGGTTTGGGTAAATTATTGAATACCATAAAAAGTATTCAAAAAATCCACAATCCAGATTTAGACATTGAAGGCTTATTACTAACTATGTTTGATTCCAGACTACGTCTATCGAACCAAGTGGTCGAAGAGGTTCAAAAGCATTTTAACGATATGGTTTTTGAAACCGTGATCCAAAGAAATGTAAAATTAAGTGAAGCCCCGAGTTTTGGAGAAAGCATTATAAACTATGATGCTACAAGCAAAGGAGCTGTTAATTACATTCATTTAGCTCAAGAAATTATAAAGAAAAATAGTAAATAG
- a CDS encoding SDR family oxidoreductase, with protein sequence MSYTDKMLRDDALQGKVIVVTGGGSGLGKAMTKYFLELGAKVAITSRDLDKLKNTAKELEAETNGICLPIQCDVRHYEEVENMLQEVLKAFGKVDVLLNNAAGNFISPTERLSSNAFDTVIDIVLKGTKNCTLAFGKHWIDTKQTSATVLNIVTTYAWTGSAYVVPSATAKAGVLAMTRSLAVEWAKYGIRTNAIAPGPFPTKGAWDRLLPGDLAEKFDLSKKVPLKRVGDNQELANLAAYLVSDFSAYVNGEVIVIDGGEWLKGAGQFNLLEAIPEELWDQLEMMIKAKKKS encoded by the coding sequence ATGAGTTATACCGATAAAATGTTGAGAGACGATGCTTTACAAGGAAAAGTAATAGTAGTTACTGGAGGTGGAAGCGGATTAGGAAAAGCGATGACCAAGTATTTCTTAGAATTAGGAGCAAAAGTAGCCATCACTTCAAGAGATTTAGACAAATTAAAAAACACAGCCAAAGAATTAGAAGCAGAAACCAATGGAATTTGCTTACCTATACAATGTGACGTTCGCCATTATGAAGAAGTCGAAAATATGCTGCAGGAAGTATTAAAAGCTTTTGGCAAGGTCGATGTATTATTAAATAATGCTGCAGGGAACTTCATCTCGCCAACAGAACGCTTATCATCCAATGCCTTTGATACTGTAATTGATATTGTTTTAAAAGGAACCAAAAACTGTACTCTTGCCTTTGGAAAACATTGGATAGATACTAAACAAACTTCGGCAACCGTTTTGAATATTGTTACTACTTATGCCTGGACCGGTTCTGCTTATGTAGTTCCAAGTGCCACAGCAAAAGCAGGTGTTCTGGCAATGACAAGAAGTCTGGCAGTAGAATGGGCAAAATACGGAATTCGTACCAATGCAATAGCCCCAGGTCCATTCCCTACCAAAGGTGCTTGGGATCGATTATTGCCTGGAGATCTTGCCGAAAAATTTGACCTGTCAAAAAAAGTCCCTTTAAAAAGAGTTGGTGATAATCAGGAATTAGCCAACTTAGCCGCATATTTGGTTTCTGACTTTTCTGCTTATGTAAATGGTGAGGTAATTGTTATTGATGGAGGCGAATGGCTGAAAGGTGCTGGACAATTTAATTTATTAGAAGCCATTCCCGAAGAGCTTTGGGATCAATTAGAAATGATGATTAAGGCAAAGAAAAAGAGTTAG
- a CDS encoding methionine aminotransferase, with the protein MSKLPNVTTSIFTEMSKMASEHNAINLSQGFPNFPVDERLTEIVSRLALEDVHQYTPMSGYPPLLNKIAALVKSSYNRNILPETEILVTAGATQAIFTTLLALLKPDDEVIILDPSYDCYEAPILLSQAKPIRVALNDDYTPNWNIIDSAFSEKTKMIIINNPHNPTGKILNESDFEKLESLLEKYPDVLLLSDEVYEYITFEQKHISTHTRKKLLDRCITVSSFGKSFHVTGWKIGYLVAPNYLMKEIKKVHQFLVFSVNSICQIAVSEYLALVDVNEISSFYQEKRDYFRALLKNSRFQLMPCEGTYFQVVSYADISNENDVDFCKRLIIDYGVAAIPISTFYENGKDLKLIRFCFAKDDLTLAEAARRLEVI; encoded by the coding sequence ATGAGCAAATTACCCAATGTAACGACCAGCATTTTTACTGAAATGTCCAAAATGGCATCAGAACACAACGCAATCAATCTTTCCCAAGGGTTTCCAAACTTCCCTGTTGACGAAAGATTAACTGAAATTGTTTCCCGATTAGCGCTTGAAGACGTTCATCAATATACGCCTATGTCTGGTTATCCGCCATTGCTAAACAAAATTGCAGCATTGGTAAAATCATCTTACAATCGTAATATCCTTCCCGAAACCGAAATACTCGTCACAGCTGGTGCAACCCAAGCCATATTCACCACATTACTAGCTTTGCTAAAACCAGATGATGAAGTAATTATTCTAGATCCAAGCTATGATTGCTATGAAGCTCCAATTTTGTTAAGCCAAGCAAAGCCCATTCGCGTAGCACTCAATGATGATTACACACCCAACTGGAACATTATTGACAGTGCATTTTCGGAGAAAACCAAAATGATTATCATCAATAATCCTCACAATCCAACCGGAAAAATTTTAAATGAATCTGATTTTGAAAAATTGGAGTCCCTTTTAGAAAAATACCCCGATGTATTATTGCTTTCTGATGAAGTTTATGAATACATCACTTTTGAACAAAAACACATTTCAACTCATACCCGAAAAAAACTGCTTGACCGTTGCATTACTGTTTCCTCTTTTGGAAAATCATTTCATGTAACGGGCTGGAAAATAGGATATCTCGTAGCACCTAACTATTTAATGAAAGAAATCAAAAAAGTGCACCAATTCCTAGTTTTTAGTGTCAATAGCATTTGTCAAATCGCCGTTTCAGAATATTTAGCCTTAGTCGATGTAAATGAGATCAGCTCATTTTATCAAGAAAAGCGAGATTACTTTAGGGCACTATTAAAAAACAGCCGATTTCAACTGATGCCTTGTGAAGGAACTTATTTTCAAGTAGTTTCCTATGCCGACATTTCCAATGAGAACGATGTTGATTTTTGCAAACGATTAATCATCGATTATGGTGTCGCTGCCATTCCAATATCCACTTTTTATGAAAATGGAAAAGATTTAAAACTGATCCGTTTTTGTTTTGCCAAGGATGATTTAACTTTAGCAGAAGCAGCGAGAAGATTGGAAGTAATATAG
- a CDS encoding lipopolysaccharide assembly protein LapB, translating into MKIFILIINFFISICCVAQDKLNFNSKPIDCEDKWVVFPSDSSGSYTYGFVYMDNQAGLTFDFAGSFKINSNEKFLISKNEAGSSMKFRLQPNKTLVAIIPESYFAEFDISKTPDWLKAYQEDENAANRLFRWGSTYNAWNECAKGLTYLEKVKNIDPNYKGLKTEIAFSYNCLNQPQNAINILKEVIKQTPDDAYAYKELLYSQVHNNQLPDAIKTYYKIEKDITDKTYKSENAFNILCAFYSQNNLKNSTSG; encoded by the coding sequence ATGAAAATCTTCATTTTAATTATAAACTTTTTTATAAGCATTTGTTGTGTAGCTCAAGACAAATTAAATTTCAATTCAAAACCTATTGATTGCGAAGATAAATGGGTTGTCTTTCCGTCTGACTCATCTGGTTCCTACACCTATGGTTTTGTATACATGGACAATCAAGCAGGTTTAACTTTCGATTTTGCTGGTTCATTCAAAATAAACAGCAATGAAAAATTTCTTATCAGTAAAAATGAAGCGGGAAGTTCTATGAAATTCAGATTACAGCCAAACAAAACTTTAGTAGCAATTATTCCTGAATCTTATTTTGCCGAATTCGATATTTCAAAAACTCCCGATTGGCTCAAAGCATATCAAGAAGACGAAAACGCAGCCAATAGGTTATTCAGATGGGGCTCTACTTATAACGCTTGGAACGAATGTGCTAAAGGATTGACATACTTAGAAAAAGTAAAAAACATCGACCCAAACTACAAAGGGCTTAAAACTGAGATTGCTTTTTCATATAATTGTTTAAATCAACCTCAAAATGCGATTAATATCCTGAAAGAAGTAATTAAACAAACACCGGACGACGCTTATGCTTACAAAGAATTACTTTATTCGCAAGTACATAACAACCAGCTCCCCGATGCAATAAAAACCTATTATAAAATAGAAAAAGATATAACTGACAAAACTTATAAATCTGAAAATGCATTCAATATTTTATGCGCATTCTACAGTCAGAATAACTTAAAAAATTCAACGAGTGGATAA
- a CDS encoding T9SS type A sorting domain-containing protein, protein MRKLLFLGVFLLGLYSMSGQNYYMTSPQGFGAAATGGGTPTASNTVTVDTYDKLKTALTSTAVANSVILVSGTIDCSYTSVLLTNRTIIGLPGARLRNLQITPGDSPTSAANSGILYIKSGSNNVIIRNLIFEGPGAYDVDGKDNLTNEGTNIWVDHCEFQDGMDGNFDNKGSADNVSISWCKFTYLKTPTAGGSGGTADHRFTDLVGSSKSDFPTDGHYSITFQNCYWAEGCKERMPRARNSELHILNCYYKTTVGSSLAIGLGGGDKNTTCYIENTNFATIATVYKDYISTDGGTVGVQFDGCLKGTTSTAVTGLDAGTVTKPSYMYTPLSVTDVATYIPNATCGAGATLNVTAGGALSACSNLGIEDLTLNQSIKLYPTIVDTILNIDLSDTISGDATINIYSITGEKISSSSKKVAPNEKLSINLASLSKGIYLCNLKIGGFSTTYKFIKQ, encoded by the coding sequence ATGAGAAAATTATTATTTTTAGGTGTATTTTTACTTGGTCTTTACAGCATGTCTGGACAAAACTATTACATGACAAGTCCGCAAGGATTTGGTGCAGCCGCTACCGGTGGAGGCACTCCAACTGCCTCCAATACCGTAACAGTTGATACTTATGACAAATTAAAAACTGCACTTACATCAACTGCCGTAGCCAATTCTGTAATTTTAGTTTCAGGAACGATTGACTGCAGCTATACAAGCGTATTGCTTACCAATCGAACCATTATAGGATTACCTGGAGCAAGACTAAGAAACTTACAGATAACTCCTGGAGATTCACCAACATCTGCCGCTAATTCAGGAATCCTCTACATAAAATCTGGCTCAAATAATGTTATCATAAGAAATCTTATTTTTGAAGGTCCAGGAGCCTATGATGTTGACGGCAAAGACAATCTTACTAACGAAGGAACCAATATCTGGGTAGATCATTGCGAGTTTCAAGACGGAATGGACGGTAATTTTGACAACAAAGGAAGCGCCGATAACGTAAGTATTTCTTGGTGTAAATTTACTTATTTAAAAACTCCAACAGCTGGCGGATCAGGCGGAACTGCAGATCACCGATTTACAGATTTAGTGGGCTCTAGTAAAAGTGATTTTCCAACTGATGGTCATTATAGCATAACTTTTCAAAACTGTTATTGGGCGGAGGGATGCAAAGAAAGAATGCCTAGAGCTCGAAATTCAGAATTACACATACTAAACTGTTACTATAAAACAACAGTTGGCAGTTCATTAGCCATAGGTCTAGGTGGCGGAGACAAAAACACAACTTGTTATATTGAAAACACCAATTTTGCTACAATTGCTACTGTTTATAAAGACTACATTTCAACAGATGGAGGAACTGTTGGAGTACAGTTTGACGGCTGTCTCAAAGGAACAACTTCAACGGCCGTTACAGGCCTAGATGCTGGAACTGTTACAAAACCTTCTTATATGTATACGCCTTTATCCGTTACTGATGTAGCAACTTATATCCCAAACGCAACTTGTGGAGCAGGTGCAACATTGAATGTTACAGCAGGGGGAGCATTATCTGCCTGTTCAAATTTAGGTATCGAAGATCTCACTTTAAACCAAAGTATAAAACTATACCCTACAATCGTTGATACTATTTTAAATATTGATTTATCCGATACTATTTCAGGAGACGCAACTATAAATATATATTCTATCACTGGAGAAAAAATTTCCTCCTCTTCTAAAAAAGTTGCGCCTAATGAAAAGTTATCTATCAATTTAGCCAGCTTATCCAAAGGCATCTATTTATGTAATCTTAAAATAGGAGGGTTTTCCACTACATATAAATTTATAAAGCAATAA
- a CDS encoding SAM-dependent methyltransferase, translating to MKSAPLFGKLYLIPTTMGDCDPMDVLPQTIKRCVDLIDYYVVENDKTARKSIKLTNPEKKQSELKLFILNKHTETKEHQEFIKPLLEGKNMGLMSEAGCPGVADPGAVIVKLAHEKGIQVIPLVGPSSILLAIMASGMNGQSFTFHGYLPIEKDEKKASFKSLERISFEKNQSQIFIETPYRNNKLLEDLIQTLHPETHLCIATDITLPTEYIKTKKISEWKKETIDLHKRPTIFIIHKM from the coding sequence ATGAAATCAGCACCTCTTTTTGGAAAACTATATTTAATTCCAACCACAATGGGCGATTGCGACCCAATGGATGTATTGCCGCAAACCATAAAAAGATGCGTTGATTTAATAGACTATTACGTTGTTGAGAACGACAAAACAGCCCGCAAATCAATCAAACTCACTAATCCTGAGAAAAAACAATCCGAATTAAAACTTTTTATCCTAAATAAACATACTGAAACTAAAGAACATCAAGAGTTTATCAAACCTCTTTTAGAAGGAAAAAACATGGGACTCATGAGCGAAGCAGGTTGTCCTGGGGTAGCCGATCCTGGTGCTGTAATTGTGAAATTAGCACATGAAAAAGGCATCCAAGTCATTCCGTTAGTTGGTCCATCCTCTATATTATTAGCTATAATGGCTTCCGGAATGAATGGTCAAAGCTTTACTTTTCATGGTTATTTACCCATTGAAAAAGACGAAAAAAAAGCCAGTTTCAAGAGTCTGGAACGCATATCTTTTGAAAAAAATCAATCTCAGATTTTCATCGAAACACCGTACCGCAACAATAAATTACTCGAAGATTTAATCCAAACCCTGCATCCTGAAACGCATCTATGCATAGCCACCGATATCACCTTACCAACGGAATACATCAAAACAAAGAAAATTTCGGAATGGAAAAAAGAAACCATAGATTTACACAAACGCCCCACTATTTTTATCATCCATAAAATGTAA
- a CDS encoding low molecular weight protein-tyrosine-phosphatase, translating to MPVKILMVCLGNICRSPLAEGILASKLPNDKFFVDSAGTGSWHIGHAPDNRSITTAKKNGLNIANQKGRQFSKTDFDTFDYIFVMDNTNYRDVIHLANNEIQKEKVQLILNSIFPDENVDVPDPYYGVANGFDMVYQMLDEACDVIAQRLIAKHSE from the coding sequence ATGCCTGTTAAGATTTTAATGGTTTGTTTGGGGAATATCTGTCGTTCTCCACTGGCAGAAGGCATATTAGCCTCCAAACTCCCAAATGATAAATTCTTCGTAGATTCTGCAGGAACAGGTTCTTGGCATATTGGTCACGCTCCAGACAATCGCTCAATAACAACGGCAAAAAAAAACGGCTTAAACATTGCCAATCAAAAAGGCCGACAATTTTCAAAAACAGATTTCGATACTTTTGATTATATTTTTGTAATGGACAACACCAATTACAGAGATGTTATTCATCTTGCCAATAACGAAATCCAAAAAGAAAAAGTCCAACTCATTTTGAATTCCATATTCCCTGATGAAAATGTAGATGTGCCAGATCCATACTATGGCGTAGCAAATGGTTTTGACATGGTCTATCAAATGCTAGACGAAGCTTGTGATGTAATAGCCCAAAGACTGATTGCCAAACATTCAGAGTAA